A stretch of Fusarium fujikuroi IMI 58289 draft genome, chromosome FFUJ_chr10 DNA encodes these proteins:
- a CDS encoding related to Auxin Efflux Carrier superfamily: MSSSVVSTFVGAIQASASVLLTIFYGVVAGQTKLLSVETGRQISKICIKMFLPALLVVNLGTQIEASNALQYILILGWALVYNLVSIGIGYALTKVLSLPKWFTPAITFNNTTSYPLLLIQSLGSAGVLSTLAKSDDDTSDAIIDRAKSFFLVCSVISNMLTFGLGGTLLGVSDEDPVDAMDADLRDRAGHNDTPGESGSDEENGESNERTSLLPGPLPRYAKKASRGTAQAQHAVWDKLHPRIQHALALTTQFISPPSVGATIGVILAFTPPLKKAFFADSEDGGIFNAWLTVSLKNIGELFVTLQVIVVGIKLAHSLRRMRQGHDSGSIHWLPLSIVVLIRFFIWPVLSILFIRMLVTQTDVLGQDRVLWFTMMLMPAGPPAMKLVAMAEVDDADEDDKMSIARVLMTCYAISPLLSLAVVASLKACT, encoded by the exons ATGTCTAGCAGTGTTGTCAGCACCTTTGTCGGCGCCATTCAGGCCTCGGCGTCTGTTCTCTTGACCATCTTTTATGGTGTTGTCGCGGGGCAGACAAAGCTTCTTAGTGTTGAGACGGGACGGCAGATCTCAAAGATCTGCATCAAGATGTTTCTTCCTGCGCTTCTGGTTGTCAATCTTGGTACCCAGATTGAAGCCTCCAATGCGCTTCAATACATTCTCATTCTCG GATGGGCACTCGTCTACAACCTCGTCTCGATCGGAATCGGTTACGCCCTCACCAAGGTCCTCAGTCTCCCGAAATGGTTCACGCCCGCAATCACCTTCAACAATACCACGTCttatcctcttctcttgatCCAATCCCTCGGTTCGGCTGGTGTTCTCTCCACCCTAGCAAAGTCCGACGATGATACCAGCGACGCAATCATTGATCGAGCCAAgtccttcttcctcgtctgtTCCGTCATCTCCAACATGCTCACCTTTGGTCTCGGTGGAACCCTTCTCGGAGTCAGCGACGAAGATCCCGTTGACGCTATGGACGCCGATCTGAGGGACCGCGCAGGACATAACGACACACCAGGTGAGAGCGGCTCGGACGAAGAGAACGGAGAGTCCAACGAACGAACGTCTCTCCTTCCGGGACCTCTCCCACGATACGCGAAGAAGGCATCTCGCGGTACTGCGCAAGCTCAACACGCCGTATGGGACAAGCTGCATCCTCGCATTCAGCACGCGCTGGCTCTCACGACTCAATTCATCAGCCCTCCGTCTGTCGGCGCCACCATCGGTGTCATTCTCGCCTTTACGCCTCCTCTCAAGAAGGCCTTCTTTGCCGACAGCGAGGATGGCGGTATCTTCAACGCCTGGTTGACTGTCAGTCTCAAGAACATTGGAGAACTCTTCGTCACTCTGCAGGTCATTGTCGTTGGCATCAAGCTCGCTCATAGTCTTCGTCGCATGCGTCAAGGACATGACTCGGGTAGCATCCATTGGCTTCCCCTCTCGATCGTTGTCCTGATCCGCTTCTTTATTTGGCCAGT TCTCAGCATTTTGTTCATTCGAATGCTCGTCACCCAGACCGACGTCCTAGGCCAAGACCGTGTCCTTTGGTTCACCATGATGCTCATGCCCGCTGGTCCACCAGCCATGAAGCTCGTGGCCATGGCGGAGGTCGACGAcgcagatgaggatgacaagATGTCCATCGCTCGAGTTCTGATG ACTTGCTATGCTATTTCTCCCTTGTTGTCTCTCGCAGTGGTCGCAAGTCTTAAAGCCTGTACTTGA
- a CDS encoding related to peptide transporter, whose protein sequence is MSSTNVEPKGPHGPEDTFETSVFPVPSPTEIDEKSDAKNAVLGPEVHDASHTDESDSDSKDAIIVTGADASRHLLPMRDDHDDALTFRSILLASGLACFQAVMYQIYTFKPTMITIQGTFIVLISYFIGNAWAFALPRGDNFEARWRAKGNTGSLPFLIKFIKFINPGPWGLKEHAICAITATSASNAAASVQVFAAQDLFYNMPLSPTTVILSTISIGLFGYGLCGIMRPVAVWHVDAVFWSNLPTVKTLQGLHWQEVKDSKPLRVFWYSFGGMSLYEFFPAYIFPWLNSVSVPCLAAMKATGNTAKNLTRVFGGATNNEGLGLFSISLDWQYITSFNTSLPLPLQAHMAVGFVVCYIVMAGIYYGDGWGAKSLPFMSTRLLLANGTTYPVAEVFEGGVLNESRLLEFGLPRLTGTFAYAMFMANAAIGALILHCILFWGKDVVKAFKSAKEGRYDDRHHEHMAKHYKEAPWWWYVTVLVGSFILGLVVVIKENITLPAWAYVVSLIMGSIIAPVSTLLYSRYGNGIATNNLSKMIAGLMLPGKPVGNMYFAAWSHNVISNAVNLSGDLKMGEYLKIPPRVMFLTQIWGTILGGFINYAIMISIVGSNRDLLRDGDGNSSWSGATMQSYNTNATSWALAGYLYKLGGTYELVPFGLLVGAGLVVLHRIFYKFYPKIKNFDVADVNFPQFIQFAGYIPYNQSQTCVILSQILSGFFVQFYLRNYRPRIFRDYSYLVTGAFDGASLTVLFILSFAVFGAGGPGHPFPSWWGNNVNGNYDLCPIPE, encoded by the exons ATGTCGTCCACAAATGTCGAGCCCAAGGGGCCTCACGGCCCCGAGGATACCTTCGAGACCTCGGTCTTCCCTGTTCCTAGCCCAACGGAAATCGATGAGAAGAGCGACGCAAAGAACGCTGTTCTTGGCCCCGAGGTTCACGATGCATCTCATACCGACGAAAGCGATAGCGACAGCAAAGATGCCATTATTGTTACCGGTGCCGATGCCTCTCGCCACTTGCTCCCGATGAGAGACGATCACGATGACGCTTTGACGTTTCGAAGTATTCTTTTGGCCTCCGGTCTTGCTTGTTTCCAGGCTGTCATGTACCAGATCTACACT TTCAAGCCCACCATGATCACCATCCAGGGTACCTTCATCGTCCTTATCTCCTACTTCATCGGCAACGCTTGGGCCTTTGCCCTCCCCCGCGGCGACAACTTCGAAGCTCGATGGAGAGCCAAGGGCAACACTGGTTCACTCCCCTTCCtgatcaagttcatcaagttcatcaaccCTGGACCATGGGGTCTCAAGGAGCACGCCATCTGTGCCATCACAGCCACCTCAGCCTCCAACGCTGCTGCTAGTGTCCAAGTCTTCGCCGCCCAGGATCTGTTCTACAACATGCCATTGAGCCCAACTACTGTTATCCTGAGCACCATTTCCATCGGTCTGTTTGGTTATGGCCTCTGCGGTATCATGCGTCCTGTCGCTGTCTGGCACGTTGATGCCGTCTTCTGGAGTAACTTGCCCACTGTCAAGACCCTCCAGGGTCTTCACTGGCAGGAAGTCAAGGACTCCAAGCCTCTCCGAGTCTTCTGGTACAGTTTCGGTGGCATGTCACTTTACGAGTTCTTCCCTGCCTATATCTTCCCCTGGCTCAACTCAGTTTCTGTTCCT TGCTTGGCTGCAATGAAGGCGACCGGAAACACTGCCAAGAACCTCACCCgtgtctttggtggtgctACTAACAACGAgggtcttggccttttcaGCATTTCCCTGGATTGGCAATAT ATCACCTCTTTCAACACCTCTCTCCCGCTTCCTCTTCAAGCTCACATGGCTGTTGGTTTCGTGGTCTGTTATATCGTCATGGCCGGCATCTACTACGGAGATGGCTGGGGCGCCAAGTCCCTGCCTTTCATGTCTACTCGACTCTTGTTGGCCAATGGTACTACCTACCCCGTCGCTGAGGTCTTCGAAGGCGGAGTCCTCAACGAGTCGCGCCTGTTGGAGTTTGGTCTTCCCAGATTGACTGGTACCTTTGCCTATGCCATGTTCATGGCCAACGCTGCT ATCGGTGCTCTCATCCTTCACTGCATCCTCTTCTGGGGCAAGGACGTCGTCAAGGCTTTCAAGAGCGCCAAGGAGGGACGATATGACGACCGTCACCACGAGCACATGGCCAAGCACTACAAGGAAGCTCCCTGGTGGTGGTATGTCACCGTCCTCGTGGGAAGCTTTATCCTCGGCCTGGTGGTCGtcatcaaggagaacatTACTCTCCCTGCTTGGGCTTACGTGGTGTCACTTATCATGGGTTCCATCATTGCACCAGTC AGCACTCTCCTTTACTCTCGTTATGGAAACGGTATTGCGACCAACAACCTTTCCAAGATGATTGCTGGTCTCATGCTTCCTGGAAAGCCTGTCGGTAACATGTACTTTGCTGCATGGTCTCACAATGTCATCTCCAACGCTGTCAACCTGTCTGGTGATCTCAAGATGGGCGAATATC TCAAAATCCCCCCTCGCGTCATGTTCCTCACTCAAATCTGGGGAACTATCCTTGGTGGCTTCATCAACTACGCTATCATGATCAGCATCGTCGGCAGCAACCGAGACCTTCTTCGCGACGGTGACGGTAACTCATCCTGGAGTGGTGCCACTATGCAATCTTACAACACCAATGCAACCTCTTGGGCTCTTGCTGGTTATCTCTACAAGCTTGGTGGTACTTATGAGCTTGTTCCTTTCGGTCTGCTTGTTGGTGCCGGTTTGGTTGTTCTCCACCGAATCTTCTACAAG TTTTaccccaagatcaagaacttTGACGTTGCCGATGTCAACTTTCCCCAGTTCATCCAGTTCGCTGGTTACATCCCTTATAACCAGAGTCAGACTTGCGTTATCCTGAGCCAGATTCTCTCCGGCTTCTTTGTCCAGTTCTACCTCCGAAACTACCGACCTCGCATCTTCAGGGACTACTCTTACCTCGTGACTGGTGCTTTCGACGGTGCCAGTCTAACAGTCCTGTTCATCCTCTCTTTCGCCGTGTTTGGAGCTGGTGGCCCAGGACATCCTTTCCCAAGCTGGTGGGGAAACAATGTCAACGGCAATTATGATCTTTGCCCTATTCCTGAGTAG
- a CDS encoding related to D-arabinitol 2-dehydrogenase — MPPGVPPKRSYSRTDAAVRVEYPEHHELPASKPLIGQGGQFSKPTLASLSLEGKTIVITGGARGLGLVMGQGIVYSGADLAIVDLNKDEAQSQVGQLTDAFKRENPNSQKIPRVTAHYADVADQDSVNKCIAEILSIHHKIDGLVTSAGFTENFDAIHYPIERMRKLWGVNVDGTYLFAVAVAKHLMEREAPGSIVVIGSMSGAIVNVPQPQAPYNAAKAAVRHLAASLAVEWAHAGIRVNCISPGYMLTALTQKILNDNPDLEKTWTSLIPQGRMGQPQDLMGPVTFLLSDASSYMTGSDLRVDGGYTVT, encoded by the exons atgccTCCTGGAGTTCCACCAAAGCGATCCTACTCTCGTACCGACGCTGCTGTTCGCGTCGAGTACCCTGAGCATCATGAACTTCCTGCTAGTAAGCCATTGATCGGCCAGGGCGGACAGTTCTCCAAACCTACGTTGGCGTCGTTGTCGCTTGAGGGGAAGACGATTGTTATCACGGGCGGTGCTAGAGGGTTGGGCTTGGTTATGGGGCAGGGAATTGTTTACTCGGGCGCTGATTTGGCGATTGTTGACCTGAACA AGGATGAAGCGCAGTCTCAAGTTGGGCAGTTGACTGATGCCTTCAAGAGGGAGAATCCCAACAGCCAGAA AATCCCACGAGTTACAGCTCACTACGCAGATGTTGCAGACCAAGACTCAGTAAATAAATGCATCGCCGAGATTCTCAGCATCCATCACAAGATCGATGGCCTAGTTACATCAGCCGGCTTCACTGAGAATTTTGATGCGATCCACTATCCCATTGAACGCATGCGCAAGCTATGGGGCGTCAACGTGGACGGAACTTATCTATTCGCCGTTGCTGTTGCCAAGCATCTTATGGAACGTGAGGCACCCGGAAGTATCGTTGTTATAGGCAGCATGTCTGGGGCCATCGTCAATGTTCCTCAACCGCAGGC TCCGTATAATGCTGCTAAGGCGGCGGTTCGTCATCTCGCTGCTTCTTTGGCAGTTGAGTGGGCTCATGCTGGCATTCGTGTCAACTGTATCTCTCCTGGTTACATGTTGACTGCTTT AACGCAGAAGATCTTGAATGATAACCCGGATCTTGAAAAGACATGGACGTCTCTCATTCCCCAGGGACGAATGGGCCAGCCGCAAGACTTGATGGGACCTGTGACCTTCCTCTTGTCTGATGCTTCTTCGTACATGACTGGATCGGATCTCCGAGTTGATGGAGGCTACACTGTCACTTAG